The Candidatus Zixiibacteriota bacterium genome includes a window with the following:
- a CDS encoding DUF4175 family protein yields MTPMPGLDALLTRLRRMRRTAIAFEWLTHLGWVVALASVVFVLLALTAAVLIPPSAIRVTVVVGFLGCIAALILWAAAKATIWSPRHERLALVVEKQHPELANRLIASLQLADRVRSNPEQYSLALIDLTIRQATQMGDAIDFAAALDRSRLRRSARWAGVSLGAALLLAILFPGLAQRSWEAYSRPLTDYSAPIPYTLTVEPGSAEAVKFDDFRIAARVTGTDLPHDVRILQRSEGGQWRTYGPLTAAVSETPTGASAPSFREFRHTIPQVKRDFEYYVIAGERTSPVYTVTAVDRPRVNRLRLEIFPPAYTGLAASAIDENDGAVTAPVGTTVKMRVESNRDLSSAQIVFSGSAARPMEVRGMSATAELKVEQNRSYHLALVDESGRTNPHPIEYMITAIPDRDPAVEIVLPGHNSDLNDNMAVNLKIVARDDYGFSRLTLHTRWVSEGRERAVRDFAIPNSRVQGERLESAYFWDLAGWGLMPEDVVYYYVEVADNDAIAGPKTASSKMFAVRLPSLDEMMAEFEAEREADINTLDRVMEGEREMARRIEELRRELAAKPEVDWDKQQKLGDLAHQGQELEKQLDQIAQNMQKQVAEAQQKKLASIEMIQKMMEAQQLFNEVATDEMKEAMRKLAEAMQKLDPKEIEQALANMNLSQEEMIKRLDRTIAYLKKLQAEQKVDAMIKRLEQMLAQQEQINKEAAESKKDELPDLAPTQEKLKSDFEQFAADLAAAESLLTTAQIAPPEQVSEFCRSAQKSPAPDQMDKTATSMKQRNERGSKEGGEQCAASLKALLEQMKKMQEQMDSRQREEMAKELREALDKVLYLSDKQEDMIKRTDELDPNSLSLRDMAAEQEALRTATDNVAKQMAEMAKKSTCMSSKAGQMLDAAMDKMQSSGQCLSDRRGSAAGGNQRDAMFSLNQVAGQLAEGMEKNSGQCKNPGSCDNPGGSGGEKMMQLSQKQGRLNQQMPGPNDQDGGMSESERETLKRLRGEQEAIKRGVEDLNSEIGSKEKTLGRLDKLAEEMQKVIEDMERSEVTNQTLDRQRRIYTRMLDFQNSLERQDYKEERKAQFGTDIRHASPAVLEEAAGLTDEEYERLLTRYQEEGYPKEYEETIKAYFRALVEARGK; encoded by the coding sequence ATGACACCGATGCCGGGTTTGGATGCGCTGTTGACACGGTTGCGGCGAATGCGCCGTACAGCGATTGCCTTTGAGTGGCTGACACACCTGGGCTGGGTCGTCGCCCTGGCTTCGGTCGTGTTCGTGCTCCTGGCGCTGACGGCGGCGGTCCTGATTCCGCCGTCGGCGATCCGTGTCACCGTTGTTGTCGGTTTTCTGGGTTGTATCGCCGCTCTGATTCTCTGGGCGGCGGCGAAAGCGACAATCTGGTCGCCACGGCATGAGCGGCTGGCGCTGGTCGTTGAAAAGCAGCATCCCGAATTGGCCAACCGGCTCATCGCCTCCCTGCAATTGGCCGACCGGGTGCGCTCCAATCCTGAGCAGTACTCGCTGGCGTTGATCGATTTGACCATCCGTCAGGCGACACAGATGGGCGACGCCATCGATTTCGCGGCGGCTTTGGATCGGTCCCGCCTACGCCGTTCGGCGCGTTGGGCGGGAGTCAGTCTGGGTGCGGCGCTGCTGTTGGCGATCCTGTTTCCCGGCTTGGCACAACGGTCATGGGAGGCATACTCCCGTCCACTGACCGATTACTCGGCACCGATCCCGTACACGCTGACCGTGGAGCCGGGATCAGCCGAAGCGGTCAAGTTCGATGATTTCCGTATCGCGGCGCGGGTGACCGGCACCGATCTGCCGCACGACGTTCGCATCCTGCAGCGTTCCGAGGGCGGTCAGTGGCGGACATATGGCCCGCTGACTGCGGCGGTTTCGGAGACTCCCACCGGCGCGAGTGCGCCTTCGTTCCGCGAGTTCCGCCACACGATCCCCCAGGTGAAGCGCGACTTCGAGTACTATGTGATCGCCGGTGAGCGGACATCACCGGTATACACGGTCACAGCGGTTGATCGACCACGCGTCAACCGACTGCGTCTGGAGATCTTTCCTCCCGCCTACACGGGATTGGCCGCCAGCGCCATCGATGAGAATGACGGGGCGGTCACGGCCCCCGTTGGGACAACGGTCAAGATGCGCGTCGAGTCGAACCGCGATTTGAGTTCAGCGCAGATCGTCTTCTCCGGCAGCGCCGCGCGGCCGATGGAGGTGCGCGGGATGTCGGCAACGGCCGAGCTCAAAGTGGAGCAGAACCGCTCCTACCATCTGGCCTTGGTCGATGAATCCGGGCGCACCAATCCGCATCCGATCGAGTACATGATCACGGCGATTCCCGATCGCGACCCGGCGGTCGAGATCGTCCTGCCGGGGCACAACAGCGACCTGAACGACAACATGGCGGTCAATCTCAAGATCGTCGCGCGCGACGACTATGGGTTCTCGCGGCTGACGTTGCACACGCGGTGGGTCTCGGAGGGGCGCGAACGCGCGGTGCGGGACTTCGCGATTCCCAACAGCCGGGTGCAGGGGGAACGGTTGGAGTCGGCGTACTTCTGGGATCTGGCGGGATGGGGATTGATGCCGGAGGATGTCGTCTACTATTACGTGGAGGTCGCCGACAACGATGCGATCGCCGGGCCCAAGACCGCCTCGAGCAAGATGTTCGCCGTGCGGCTCCCCTCGCTCGATGAGATGATGGCCGAGTTCGAGGCCGAGCGTGAGGCCGACATCAATACCCTCGACCGGGTGATGGAAGGCGAGCGGGAGATGGCGCGCCGGATCGAGGAGTTGCGCCGCGAGTTGGCCGCCAAGCCCGAGGTCGACTGGGACAAACAGCAGAAGCTCGGCGATTTGGCCCATCAGGGGCAGGAATTGGAAAAGCAACTCGATCAGATCGCACAGAACATGCAGAAGCAGGTCGCCGAGGCGCAGCAGAAAAAGCTGGCCTCCATCGAAATGATCCAGAAGATGATGGAGGCGCAGCAGCTCTTCAATGAAGTCGCCACCGACGAGATGAAGGAGGCAATGCGCAAGCTGGCGGAGGCGATGCAGAAGCTCGATCCCAAGGAGATCGAGCAGGCGCTGGCGAACATGAATCTCTCACAGGAAGAGATGATCAAACGCCTGGATCGCACCATCGCCTACCTGAAGAAGCTGCAGGCGGAGCAGAAGGTCGATGCGATGATCAAGCGGCTGGAGCAGATGCTGGCCCAGCAGGAACAGATCAACAAAGAGGCCGCCGAGAGCAAGAAGGACGAGCTTCCCGATCTGGCCCCCACTCAGGAGAAGCTGAAGTCGGACTTTGAGCAGTTCGCCGCTGATCTGGCCGCCGCCGAGTCGCTGTTGACGACGGCGCAGATCGCCCCGCCCGAGCAGGTCTCCGAGTTCTGCCGGTCGGCGCAGAAATCCCCCGCACCGGACCAGATGGATAAGACCGCCACGAGCATGAAGCAACGCAATGAGCGCGGTTCCAAAGAGGGTGGCGAGCAATGCGCCGCCTCGCTGAAAGCGCTCCTGGAACAAATGAAGAAGATGCAGGAGCAGATGGACTCGCGTCAACGCGAGGAGATGGCCAAGGAGCTGCGCGAGGCGCTCGACAAGGTGCTCTATCTGTCGGACAAGCAGGAGGACATGATCAAGCGCACCGATGAGCTCGATCCGAATTCGCTGTCGTTGCGCGACATGGCCGCCGAGCAGGAGGCGCTGCGCACCGCCACCGATAATGTCGCCAAGCAGATGGCGGAGATGGCCAAGAAGTCGACCTGCATGTCGAGCAAGGCGGGGCAGATGCTCGATGCGGCGATGGACAAGATGCAAAGCTCGGGGCAGTGCCTCTCGGATCGTCGCGGTTCGGCGGCCGGGGGGAACCAGCGCGACGCTATGTTCAGTCTCAATCAGGTCGCCGGGCAACTGGCCGAGGGGATGGAGAAGAACTCCGGGCAGTGCAAGAACCCCGGCTCGTGCGACAACCCCGGCGGCTCCGGCGGCGAGAAGATGATGCAGTTGAGCCAGAAGCAGGGACGGTTGAACCAGCAGATGCCGGGGCCGAATGACCAGGATGGCGGCATGTCCGAATCGGAGCGGGAAACCCTCAAACGTCTCCGTGGGGAGCAGGAGGCGATCAAGCGCGGCGTCGAGGACCTCAACTCCGAGATCGGCAGCAAGGAGAAGACCCTCGGACGACTCGACAAGCTGGCGGAGGAGATGCAGAAGGTGATCGAGGACATGGAGCGCTCCGAGGTCACCAACCAGACGCTCGATCGGCAGCGGCGCATCTACACGCGCATGCTCGACTTCCAGAACTCGCTGGAACGGCAGGACTACAAAGAGGAACGCAAGGCGCAGTTCGGCACCGACATCCGTCACGCTTCGCCCGCGGTGCTGGAAGAGGCCGCCGGTCTCACCGACGAAGAATACGAACGCCTCCTGACCCGCTACCAGGAAGAGGGTTACCCCAAGGAGTACGAAGAGACGATCAAGGCGTATTTCCGCGCGCTGGTGGAGGCGCGGGGGAAATAG
- a CDS encoding DUF4159 domain-containing protein, with amino-acid sequence MLLILIAPAIGSSSVTAQPLRRPAQAETAPVDPSHFTVARLQYPGGGDWYWGSSAIPNLLDFIDDNTDILIDHDEVRVKVSDDMLFFQPFIFSTGHGNIRFSDDELVTMRRYLTGGGFWLINDSYGMDAAVRRELKRIFPDRELVELPYSHPIYQTPYQFPDGPPKIHLHDGKPARGYAILDGDRVVVYYVVECDIGDGWEDPQVHKDPPEKRLAALRMGTNIAVYALTH; translated from the coding sequence ATGCTGCTGATTCTGATTGCGCCGGCAATCGGTTCTTCCTCGGTCACCGCCCAACCCTTGCGGCGTCCGGCTCAGGCAGAGACCGCGCCGGTCGATCCTTCGCATTTCACGGTCGCACGATTGCAGTATCCCGGCGGCGGGGACTGGTACTGGGGATCGTCGGCGATTCCCAATTTGCTCGACTTCATCGATGACAACACTGACATCCTGATCGATCACGATGAAGTCCGAGTCAAGGTCTCTGATGACATGTTGTTCTTCCAGCCGTTCATCTTCAGCACGGGACACGGGAATATCCGGTTCTCCGATGATGAACTGGTCACGATGCGCCGCTATCTGACCGGCGGCGGCTTCTGGTTGATCAATGATTCGTATGGGATGGATGCGGCGGTGCGTCGCGAACTCAAGCGCATCTTCCCCGATCGCGAATTGGTGGAACTCCCCTATTCGCATCCGATCTACCAGACGCCCTATCAGTTTCCCGATGGTCCGCCGAAGATCCACCTCCATGACGGCAAACCGGCGCGCGGGTATGCGATTCTCGATGGCGATCGCGTCGTGGTCTACTATGTGGTCGAGTGCGACATTGGCGACGGCTGGGAAGATCCGCAAGTCCACAAAGACCCACCGGAAAAGCGCCTGGCCGCCCTGCGCATGGGAACCAACATCGCCGTGTATGCGCTGACGCATTGA
- the secF gene encoding protein translocase subunit SecF, with amino-acid sequence MPIQIIGETNIDFIGKRKIALTISALLALLGVFAIVMITMGRANLGIQFTGGTMVEGYFAQAVDIGDLREALSRGGISDVEIVQITGRPQPHTFLIRCKAEEGTARKAQTVLDLIRQYFPDNAFTMDSVHEVGPAVGKTLQAQTRWAVLISLVGILLYITLRFDFRFGVGATIATFHDVLVVIGVFYLMNIEFNILLISAILTLAGYSLTDKVTVYDRIRENLKKFHRKADFVPMINRSINEVLSRTIMTGTTVLAVLIILWLVGGPVLRDFAMALILGILVGTYSSIFVASPIYVEWENRSPKRFRS; translated from the coding sequence ATGCCCATCCAGATCATTGGTGAGACGAATATCGATTTCATCGGCAAGCGCAAGATTGCGCTCACGATCTCCGCGTTGCTGGCGCTCCTGGGCGTGTTTGCGATCGTGATGATCACGATGGGCCGGGCCAATCTCGGGATTCAATTCACCGGTGGGACGATGGTCGAGGGGTACTTCGCGCAGGCCGTCGACATCGGGGATCTGCGGGAGGCGTTGTCGCGGGGCGGCATTTCCGACGTGGAGATCGTGCAGATCACAGGGCGGCCCCAGCCGCACACGTTTCTGATCCGTTGCAAGGCGGAGGAGGGCACGGCCCGCAAGGCCCAGACGGTGCTCGATCTGATCCGCCAGTACTTCCCCGACAACGCATTCACCATGGATTCCGTCCACGAGGTTGGACCCGCGGTCGGCAAGACCCTGCAGGCGCAGACCCGTTGGGCGGTGCTGATTTCGCTTGTGGGCATCCTCCTCTATATCACCCTGCGCTTTGATTTTCGGTTCGGCGTCGGCGCCACGATCGCCACGTTCCATGATGTGCTGGTTGTGATCGGGGTCTTCTACCTGATGAACATCGAGTTCAACATCCTCTTGATCTCCGCCATCCTGACTTTGGCGGGCTACTCGCTGACCGATAAGGTCACGGTGTACGACCGCATCCGCGAGAATCTCAAGAAGTTCCACCGTAAGGCCGATTTCGTGCCGATGATCAACCGGTCGATCAACGAGGTGTTGTCGCGCACCATCATGACCGGAACCACGGTGCTGGCGGTGCTGATCATCCTGTGGCTGGTCGGCGGCCCCGTGTTGCGTGATTTTGCGATGGCGCTGATCCTCGGGATTCTGGTCGGCACCTATTCTTCGATCTTCGTGGCCTCGCCGATCTACGTGGAGTGGGAGAACCGCAGCCCGAAGCGCTTCCGCTCCTGA
- a CDS encoding VOC family protein translates to MQITFVSLLVNDQEAALRFYTTMLGFVKMADIPMGEYRWLTVSSPEGIAGAELVLEPSAFPPAQVYQKALYDAGIPATAFITSDIQAEYRGLKERGVRFRGEPQSMGPVTLVLFEDTCGNLISLVQPD, encoded by the coding sequence ATGCAGATCACGTTTGTCAGCCTCTTGGTCAATGATCAAGAAGCGGCGCTGCGTTTCTACACGACCATGCTGGGATTCGTCAAGATGGCCGATATCCCGATGGGTGAATACCGATGGCTGACGGTCTCGTCGCCGGAAGGTATCGCGGGTGCCGAGCTGGTCCTGGAGCCGTCGGCTTTCCCTCCGGCACAGGTCTATCAGAAGGCGCTGTATGATGCCGGGATTCCGGCGACCGCGTTCATCACCAGCGACATCCAGGCCGAGTACCGGGGTCTGAAGGAACGTGGTGTCCGTTTCCGGGGGGAGCCACAGAGCATGGGTCCCGTCACCTTGGTGCTCTTTGAGGACACCTGCGGGAATCTCATCAGTCTGGTTCAGCCAGACTGA
- a CDS encoding cupin domain-containing protein: MRRQALCAAVVLSGVVSALLGSYSQAATVTVGSPGAAVVDIDSLLAMNPLGSDQPYRSDVIAWDSASSMHLTQVQGVMESHRHLNHEENVWIIRGAGRLTLGTEKIRVMAGQVIHIPRNTPHAFANLGSSPAVVISVFAPAFDGKDRVYDTTPKTDGSAPVK; encoded by the coding sequence ATGCGTAGACAGGCATTGTGTGCGGCTGTCGTGTTGTCGGGCGTAGTGTCCGCCTTGCTCGGGTCGTATTCCCAGGCGGCGACTGTCACGGTCGGGAGCCCGGGGGCGGCGGTTGTGGATATCGATTCGCTGTTGGCGATGAACCCGCTCGGAAGCGACCAGCCGTACCGTTCCGATGTGATTGCTTGGGATTCGGCGTCCAGCATGCACTTGACCCAAGTGCAAGGGGTGATGGAGAGCCATCGCCACTTGAACCATGAAGAGAATGTCTGGATCATCCGCGGCGCCGGACGGCTGACGTTGGGCACAGAGAAAATCCGCGTGATGGCGGGGCAGGTGATCCACATTCCCCGCAATACGCCGCACGCGTTTGCCAATCTGGGATCGTCACCGGCGGTCGTGATCTCGGTCTTTGCGCCGGCCTTCGACGGGAAGGACCGCGTGTACGACACCACACCGAAGACGGATGGCTCTGCGCCGGTGAAATGA